GCGCGACCGCATTACCAATTATCTGCGAAAGAGAGCCCGGATGAATGCCTCATTACGTGGAAATGGACTAGTTGAGCGGCTTGTGCGCGATCTCCAATGTGATCGCACGGAGGTACTTCGCGAATTCCGGGAACTGCGCGCAGAAGGAATCCTTGTATGCGACGATTGGCTGCGAGAAGAGCCCCTCAGCAAGGTAACCGTCAATCTTCCGGAAGAATCCAACCCAACGGTCAAGCTTTGGCACGCTGTGCTGGAACAGGCGGCTAAAATACAGGGCGAATTCGCCGCATTGGAACCTTTGGGTGAAATTATGGAAGGGCTCCATGCGTCCGAGATGACGGGGCTATTGAATGGTCTCGTCTCGTTGAAGCAAGACCAAGAGCGTCTGCATAACACACCTAGGTTTGAGGTCAGTGCCCGGTATCTACTCGGCTCATCCAAGTTGCTGGACGCTTTGCCAACTGCATCTTTGCGGCAGTTCGGCATTGATGTCAATCGTTTTCCGGCCTTTCCCGGATATGTCATGGTGGCCGGCCCACCGGATCCTTGTGTAGTAGTCTTAGTTGAGAACCCACACGCCTTTGAGTGTGCACTCGATGCCCGGGGTACAGATAGAGCGGCTTGGGTGTGCACCTATGGTTATGGGCTGAGTCTGAAGTACAGCCAACATGGTGAGCAGCTTGCCGCGATTCTTGAGAGCCGGATTCCGCCGAGGACAGTGGTTCGAAAAGGCAGCCCACCTAGTTGGGACACGCTTCTTCGTCATGACTGGATTCGCTTTTGGGGGGATCTAGACTTTGAGGGCCTTGCGATCTTCGAAAGGCTACGTAGGTACAATCCGAGCATAGTATTGAGCGGACTCTATAAGCCGATGGTTGATTGTTTGCGCGAAGGTGAAGGGCATCCGTACTGTAAGGCCGTGGGGAAGACAGGACAGGCGCCCAATAAGTATGGCAATGATATTGCGCCATTATTAGCCCTCTGCCTGGAGCAAGCGGTGGATCAGGAGTTTGTGTCGAAAAGCCAGATTTCACAGTGGTGGGATACTGAGCTTGAGATCTGATCCTTGGAAT
This sequence is a window from Nitrosococcus oceani ATCC 19707. Protein-coding genes within it:
- a CDS encoding Wadjet anti-phage system protein JetD domain-containing protein; the encoded protein is MNASLRGNGLVERLVRDLQCDRTEVLREFRELRAEGILVCDDWLREEPLSKVTVNLPEESNPTVKLWHAVLEQAAKIQGEFAALEPLGEIMEGLHASEMTGLLNGLVSLKQDQERLHNTPRFEVSARYLLGSSKLLDALPTASLRQFGIDVNRFPAFPGYVMVAGPPDPCVVVLVENPHAFECALDARGTDRAAWVCTYGYGLSLKYSQHGEQLAAILESRIPPRTVVRKGSPPSWDTLLRHDWIRFWGDLDFEGLAIFERLRRYNPSIVLSGLYKPMVDCLREGEGHPYCKAVGKTGQAPNKYGNDIAPLLALCLEQAVDQEFVSKSQISQWWDTELEI